In the genome of Streptomyces violaceoruber, the window CAGCGATCCATTTCCAGGTCAACCAACGAGCAGCGGGAAACGGCTCCTTGATGCGGGCGTCGACCTCCGCAGTCCACTTCGCGGCCGCCGGCCAGGAAGCCACCATGGAGGCGGCCCGCCGTATCGCTGCCCTCACCCACGGGGACCGTGCGGCCTGGGAAGGCACCGCGATCTTCCACGAACTCATCCGTGTCGCGTTCGAGGACATTGACCCCCTCGCCGCGCTCCCGGACGTCCTGGCTCTTGTCCACCCCGACCACCGCGGCCGTTACGCCACCGTCCTCGCGCCCGACTGGCACCCCGAGCAGGCGACCGAGTTCAACGGTGCCGTCTGGCCCTGTCTGGGCTCCGCCGTCTGGGCCCTGCGCACCACGACCGGCTTCGAGCACGCGGTACGCGCGGCGATCGACCTCGGCGGTGACACGGACACCGTCGCTGCGGTCACCGGAGGCCTCGCGGGGGCGTACTACGGGCTGGACGCAATCCCCGCCCGCTGGACGCAGCCGCTCCACGTCCCTCTTCCAGGATTCGACGGACGGGTGCTGCATCTGACAGACCTGCTCCACCTCGCACACCGCCTCGCGGAAGAACCGCGATGAAACGGGCACGGCAGCCCACATGAACGGTGAGCTGGTCGTGTGGGAGTCCGGCCGCCTCGCCTTCGAGCGGCTCCAGCAACGCCTCGCCCGTCGCCGTGGTGCCGGCGCCCTGGCGGCCGCACGGGCTTGCCCCGCTCACCTCGTCGTCTTCGGCCTGATGCGCCAGGGCAGCACAGACCTACCGCCCTGGCCCTGCAGCCGGCGCAGGACCGCGCTTGAGGAGCTGTTCGCCGAGACCAGGATGACCGCGCCGCTCACGCTGTGCCCGTCCACCGCCGACCCGGACACCGCCCGTCAATGGCTGACCTGGACGTCTACCGGACAGGAAGGCCTCGTCTTCAAGCCCCTCCGGGCGCCATACCGGGCGGGCGCCAGAGCCCGGGGCAAGTACAAGATCTGCATCACCGAGGACCGCCGTCGTAGGAGCCGTCACCGGCCCCGCCACCGCGGCGGTGGTGCGGGGCAGAGTGGGGTCCGGCTGGTGTACCGGAGCCGGTCAGCGGTGTCATAGCAGCCGAGCAGCACCCCGCCCGCGCATCGCCTTCAGCGGTGCCCCGATCACCGGCCTGGCGGCACTCGTGCCCTAACGCCGGGCTGACGGTACGCGGAGAGCGTGTCGCTCTTCCCTGCACTGGACGACGAGCAGAGCGCGTGCGCGTACCACGTGCACGTCGGCGTGGCCGATCCGCGTGAAGCGATCAGGGTGAGCAACCACCTGCGGCCCTAGTTGTCGACGCTGACCGCGCTGGCGGCGAACTCGCCCTACCGGGACGGCCGTGACACCGGCTGCGCCATCTGGACCACCATCGCCTGCGGGCGATGGCCGGTGGCCGGCCCGCCACCCTTCCTCGACGCTCCCGCCCCCTTCGAAGAACTCGTCTACTGACGTACAACGGCTAACAAAATGGGCGTCGGGCCTGTGCTTACAGATATCCCGGATCGCCGTCGGCGTTGAACCTTGTCAGGGAACGCTCCAGCAGCTCCAGAAACTGTCGTAGGCCATCGGCTACCTTGTCGAGCTCCGCTTCGTCCAGCGAAGCCGTCCGCGTCCGGTAAACGGCCCCATCAGGCCCCGCGACATAGATCAGGCCGCCGCCGTTCGAGCCGATGACCAGGCCACGGCTCTTTTCGTCCGTGCCGAAGTCGACAACGCCGTACTCCTGGAGCCGCAGCAGGAGGTCACCGGCCGGATTGAGGAAGTAGCCGTTGCCGACGTCCTCCCAGGTGACATCACCGATGCTTTCATAGAAGGTGGCCAGGTCGGCTGGTGTAGGGGTGACTTGGGCGAGCGTGCGAGCCGCGGCTTGATCATCGTGGTCGGCCGGCCGGACCTGGTTGGTCCCAGGAGTAAGGCCGTGCCGATGCTCGAACTCGCCTGTCATGGCCGTGAGAGTCCCGCTGACCCTCTCTGTCCACGAGGCCAGCCAGGCAGGCGAAAGCGATCGGTCGCTCATGAGGCCGGATCATGGCATGAGCCACGGACATCCACGGAGTGCCCGGCGGTTCCAGTGTCAGAGCAATGCCCTGAGTTGCCGATGGGTGATGAGGCAGCAGGCAAGTCTGAGCAACGCCTCGTGGATGTCGGATCGCCGCTCCCAGCGGATCCGCAGGCGACGGAAGCCGTGCAACCAGGCAAAGCTCCTCTCCACAACCCAGCGGTAGGTGCCCAGTGCGGTGCCGTGCAGGGTGCCGCGGCGGGCGATCGCGGGCACGATGCCGCGGGCCCGGACCTGGTCCCGGTAGATGTCGTGGTCGTAGCCGCGGTCGGCGAACAGCGCGTCCGGCTTCCGGCGAGGACGACCGACCCGGCCGCGGACCGGCGGGATCGCGTCGAGCAGGGGCAGGAGCTGGGTGACGTCGTTGCGGTTACCGCCGGTCAGCAGCACCGCGAGCGGGGTGCCGTGTCCGTCAGTGATCAAGTGATGCTTGGAGCCGGCTCGCCCCCGGTCGACCGGCGACGGGCCCGTGTGCTGCCCCCCTTTTTTTAGCGCCCTGACGTGCGAGGAGTCGACCACACAGCAGGACCGGTCCAGACGTGCGGCCGCGTTCAGTTCGGCCAGCAGAATCTCGTGCAGCCGCTGCCAGACGCCAGCCTCGTTCCAGTCCCGCAGCCCGCGCCAGCACGGCATGCCCGACCCGAAGCCGAGGCCCCTGGGCAGGTACTCCCACGGGATCCCGGTGTGCAGCACGTACAAGATCCCGCACGGCACGTCCCTGTCCGGCAACGGCTTGCGACCGGGATGCCGGAACCTGCGCTCACGCTGCGGCAGCAGCGGCCCACACGGTCCCACAGTTCATCCGACACGATCCACGGCGACGTCCCCACACCGAACCGAACGCTCAGCTCCCGTGCCGGACACGGCAGCCAGGACTCATCCACCTCACTGTGTTAGCCGTTGTTAGGCGTCGTTTCTTATGGCGTGATCACTCGTTGAACCGTGCATGACGGATCTGGTTGAGCGGTTGGTGCCGGATGAATAGTGGGTCCTGTTCCGGCGAGTAGTGCCACCGACTGAGGTGCAGCGTCCACAGGGCGGGGGCGACGGCGGGCAGGTGACCGCGAGACTCTTGCGGCGATCATCTTTGTAGCTACCTCGGGCTGCACCTGGCGTCAACTGCCGCCGGTGTTCGGTCCGGCCTGGCCGACGGTCTACCGGCGCTTCGCCCG includes:
- a CDS encoding ADP-ribosylglycohydrolase family protein; this translates as MKWIQRAAGAVVGSAVGDALGAPFEFGPQGAFSARFPAPGSGGEMCGGGGWDPGEATDDTQMAVLVAESLLERGGLDLPDIFARFQRWAASEPKDIGLQTEDVLTNGMPWDLAAAIHFQVNQRAAGNGSLMRASTSAVHFAAAGQEATMEAARRIAALTHGDRAAWEGTAIFHELIRVAFEDIDPLAALPDVLALVHPDHRGRYATVLAPDWHPEQATEFNGAVWPCLGSAVWALRTTTGFEHAVRAAIDLGGDTDTVAAVTGGLAGAYYGLDAIPARWTQPLHVPLPGFDGRVLHLTDLLHLAHRLAEEPR
- a CDS encoding ATP-dependent DNA ligase codes for the protein MNGELVVWESGRLAFERLQQRLARRRGAGALAAARACPAHLVVFGLMRQGSTDLPPWPCSRRRTALEELFAETRMTAPLTLCPSTADPDTARQWLTWTSTGQEGLVFKPLRAPYRAGARARGKYKICITEDRRRRSRHRPRHRGGGAGQSGVRLVYRSRSAVS
- a CDS encoding glutamate-cysteine ligase family protein, producing the protein MSTLTALAANSPYRDGRDTGCAIWTTIACGRWPVAGPPPFLDAPAPFEELVY
- a CDS encoding IS5 family transposase (programmed frameshift), whose translation is MPCPARELSVRFGVGTSPWIVSDELWDRVGPLLPQRERRFRHPGRKPLPDRDVPCGILYVLHTGIPWEYLPRGLGFGSGMPCWRGLRDWNEAGVWQRLHEILLAELNAAARLDRSCCVVDSSHVRALKKGGQHTGPSPVDRGRAGSKHHLITDGHGTPLAVLLTGGNRNDVTQLLPLLDAIPPVRGRVGRPRRKPDALFADRGYDHDIYRDQVRARGIVPAIARRGTLHGTALGTYRWVVERSFAWLHGFRRLRIRWERRSDIHEALLRLACCLITHRQLRALL